In Oncorhynchus kisutch isolate 150728-3 linkage group LG7, Okis_V2, whole genome shotgun sequence, one DNA window encodes the following:
- the zgc:194887 gene encoding fibrinogen-like protein 1-like protein — MQSFGTWTVAVALVISLMGVHTKHLVAENTHLLTSEEHKMVLNQGMKEYPRDCYEMLMGSGGQARDGVYLIQPADYPILAYCAMQDGGWTVVQHITVNSSVDFDRTWVEYKQGFGMLNGDHWLGNEHLHHLTRGPGRYKLGVKLVDKDAVAKIGEYDPFMVEDERSGFRLRLGLFQGSALDALTQDTENYLHDNQRFTTKDRDNDNYFQNCAKLEFQGVAGGGWWYDACAGANLNRRNVIYWQKDCNKEHLCKYAWMMVKPSDTVKVVHTGDCKKDEL, encoded by the exons ATGCAGAGTTTTGGGACATGGACAGTAGCAGTAGCACTGGTGATCAGTCTGATGGGAGTACACACTAAACACCTGGTAGCTGAGAACACCCATCTCCTGACCTCTGAAGAGCACAAGATGGTCCTCAACCAGGGAATGAAAG AGTACCCCAGGGATTGCTATGAGATGTTGATGGGTTCAGGGGGTCAGGCCAGAGATGGAGTGTACTTGATTCAGCCAGCTGACTACCCCATCCTGGCCTACTGTGCCATGCAAGATGGTGGTTGGACCGTAGTGCAGCACATCACGGTTAACAGCAGCGTGGACTTCGACCGCACCTGGGTCGAATACAAGCAGGGTTTCGGGATGCTGAATGGTGACCACTGGCTGGGGAACGAACACCTCCACCATCTCACCCGAGGGCCAGGACGCTACAAGCTGGGGGTCAAGCTGGTTGACAAAGATGCCGTCGCCAAGATTGGCGAGTATGACCCTTTCATGGTGGAGGACGAGCGGTCTGGGTTCAGGCTGCGTCTTGGTCTGTTCCAGGGCTCTGCCTTAGACGCTCTCACCCAGGACACAGAGAACTACCTGCATGACAACCAGAGGTTTACCACCAAGGACCGAGACAATGACAACTACTTCCAAAACTGTGCTAAGCTGGAGTTCCAGGGTGTGGCGGGAGGGGGCTGGTGGTACGACGCCTGTGCTGGGGCCAACCTCAACCGCAGGAACGTGATCTACTGGCAGAAGGACTGCAACAAAGAGCACCTGTGTAAATACGCCTGGATGATGGTAAAGCCCTCAGACACAGTAAAGGTGGTCCACACTGGGGACTGTAAGAAGGATGAACTGTGA
- the chrm5a gene encoding muscarinic acetylcholine receptor M5, whose protein sequence is MEGGGIQNLSINGNASDIHPVTHSLWEVITIATVSAIVSLITIVGNVLVMLSFKVNSQLKTVNNYYLLSLAVADLIIGVFSMNLYTSYILMGYWALGSVACDLWLALDYVASNASVMNLLVISFDRYFSITRPLTYRAKRTPKRAGVMIGMAWLVSLILWAPPILCWQYFVGKRTVPERQCQIQFFSEPVITFGTAIAAFYIPVSIMTILYCRIYKETERRTKDLAELQGINSSTDTGVTKPQKTIIRSCFNCKQLSSASRDRTQASWSSSNRSNAAKSAAATNDEWSKTDQLTTFNSYASSEDEERPVSPGAFQPTCQECRQSTGAAGCDKEQLSSYEENNFFHTPPKTNSQKSKKCVSYKFKPVPKDTSSGAQQSKNGDTNMAPSSFSSADSMSAPPSTSSSKPIDTTLKIQLTKRKRMVLIKERKAAQTLSAILLAFILTWTPYNIMVLISTFCSDCIPVSLWHLGYWLCYVNSTVNPMCYALCNKTFQKTFRMLLLCQWKKKRVEEKLYWYGQNPVVSSKLT, encoded by the coding sequence ATGGAAGGTGGGGGAATACAGAACTTATCCATAAATGGCAATGCATCAGACATCCACCCTGTCACACACAGTCTATGGGAGGTCATAACCATAGCAACTGTGTCGGCCATCGTGAGCCTGATTACGATAGTGGGGAACGTCCTGGTGATGCTGTCGTTTAAGGTAAACAGCCAGCTGAAGACAGTCAACAACTACTATCTGCTGAGTTTGGCTGTAGCTGACCTCATTATAGGTGTGTTCTCTATGAACCTCTACACCTCCTACATACTGATGGGATACTGGGCACTGGGGAGTGTGGCTTGTGACCTCTGGTTGGCTTTGGACTACGTGGCCAGTAATGCGTCAGTGATGAACCTGCTGGTAATCAGTTTTGACCGGTACTTCTCCATCACCAGACCCCTGACCTACAGAGCCAAGCGCACCCCCAAACGGGCTGGGGTCATGATAGGCATGGCCTGGCTGGTGTCCCTCATCCTGTGGGCCCCTCCCATACTGTGCTGGCAGTATTTTGTGGGGAAAAGGACAGTCCCTGAAAGGCAGTGTCAGATCCAGTTCTTCTCGGAGCCAGTGATAACATTTGGGACAGCCATTGCTGCATTTTACATCCCAGTGTCAATCATGACCATCCTGTACTGTCGGATCTACAAGGAGACGGAACGTCGCACCAAGGACCTCGCTGAGCTCCAGGGCATCAACAGTTCCACAGACACTGGTGTCACCAAACCCCAGAAAACCATCATTAGATCCTGCTTCAACTGCAAGCAGCTCAGCTCTGCCTCCCGGGACAGAACCCAGGCCTCCTGGTCCTCCTCCAACAGGAGCAATGCAGCCAAATCAGCAGCAGCCACCAACGACGAGTGGTCCAAGACAGACCAGCTGACCACCTTCAACAGCTATGCCTCCTCGGAGGACGAGGAGCGGCCCGTGTCCCCGGGGGCCTTTCAGCCCACCTGCCAGGAGTGTAGGCAGAGCACGGGTGCAGCGGGCTGTGATAAAGAACAGCTCAGCAGTTATGAGGAGAACAACTTCTTCCACACGCCACCAAAGACCAACTCCCAGAAGAGCAAGAAGTGTGTGTCCTACAAGTTTAAACCAGTTCCCAAAGACACTAGCAGTGGTGCCCAGCAGAGCAAGAATGGGGACACTAACATGGCCCCATCATCTTTCTCTTCAGCTGACTCTATGAGTGCcccaccctccacctcctcctccaagccAATAGACACCACTCTGAAGATCCAGCTGACCAAGAGGAAGAGGATGGTGCTGATTAAGGAGAGGAAGGCTGCCCAGACTCTCAGTGCTATCCTGCTGGCCTTTATCCTGACATGGACACCATACAACATCATGGTGCTCATCTCCACCTTCTGCTCTGACTgcatccctgtgtctctctggcaCCTGGGCTACTGGCTGTGCTATGTCAACAGTACAGTCAACCCAATGTGCTACGCCCTCTGTAACAAGACCTTCCAGAAGACCTTCCGCATGCTGCTGCTCTGTCAGTGGAAGAagaagagagtggaagagaaactTTACTGGTACGGGCAAAACCCTGTAGTGAGCAGCAAGCTAACATGA